One Gemmatimonadaceae bacterium DNA segment encodes these proteins:
- a CDS encoding phospho-N-acetylmuramoyl-pentapeptide-transferase has translation MLYFLLSRFLDDVPPLRLITYISVRAAAAAVTALLLTFVFGPPLIRRLQALRVRQVVREGTPDTHQAKGDTPTMGGLIILACGVIPTLLWARFDNQRYVALALLVTVWMGGIGFLDDYLKLKQKREGKKNEGLVERYKLAGQVGIGFLLALILWLWPVSDLPGASTTIPFLKNVLLVPLTVGLGWIYVPWVTFIITGVSNSVNLTDGLDGLAAGLCAIAITTFAFFAYVMGRIDASAYLQLFYLRGSGELTIFCLSMVGACIGFLWYNTYPAQVFMGDTGSLALGGALGAIAVLLKSEFLLLFVGGVFAMETVSVILQRTMFKYRKARFGVEYAKANRVFLRAPVHHHFELKGWKESQVVVRFWILGIFCAFVALATLKLR, from the coding sequence TTGCTCTATTTCCTGCTCAGCCGGTTCCTCGACGACGTTCCGCCCCTGCGGCTCATCACCTACATCTCGGTGCGAGCGGCGGCGGCGGCGGTCACCGCGCTGCTCCTCACGTTCGTGTTCGGGCCGCCCCTCATCCGCCGCCTGCAGGCGCTGCGGGTGCGGCAGGTGGTGCGCGAGGGCACACCCGACACGCACCAGGCCAAGGGTGACACGCCGACCATGGGTGGCCTGATCATCCTGGCCTGCGGCGTCATCCCCACGCTGCTCTGGGCGCGGTTCGACAACCAGCGCTACGTCGCGCTGGCGCTGCTCGTCACCGTGTGGATGGGCGGCATCGGATTCCTCGACGACTACCTCAAGCTCAAACAGAAGCGGGAAGGCAAGAAGAACGAAGGGCTGGTGGAGCGCTACAAGCTCGCCGGGCAGGTGGGCATCGGCTTCCTGCTGGCGCTCATCCTCTGGCTCTGGCCCGTGTCCGACCTCCCCGGCGCGTCCACCACGATCCCGTTCCTCAAGAACGTGCTGCTGGTGCCGCTCACCGTGGGCCTCGGATGGATCTACGTGCCGTGGGTGACGTTCATCATCACCGGCGTTTCCAACTCGGTGAACCTCACTGACGGCCTCGACGGCCTGGCCGCGGGGCTCTGCGCGATTGCGATCACCACGTTCGCCTTCTTCGCCTACGTGATGGGTCGCATCGACGCGAGCGCCTACCTGCAACTATTCTACCTGCGCGGGTCCGGCGAACTGACCATCTTCTGCCTGTCGATGGTCGGTGCGTGTATCGGGTTCCTGTGGTACAACACGTATCCGGCCCAGGTCTTCATGGGAGACACCGGCTCGCTCGCGCTCGGCGGCGCGCTGGGCGCGATCGCCGTGCTGCTGAAGAGCGAGTTTCTCCTGCTGTTCGTGGGCGGTGTGTTCGCGATGGAGACCGTGTCGGTGATCCTCCAGCGGACCATGTTCAAGTACCGCAAGGCCCGGTTTGGCGTCGAGTACGCGAAGGCGAACCGGGTCTTTCTGCGTGCGCCGGTCCACCATCATTTCGAACTCAAGGGCTGGAAGGAGTCACAGGTCGTGGTGCGGTTCTGGATCCTCGGGATCTTCTGCGCCTTCGTCGCGCTGGCCACGCTCAAGCTGCGGTGA
- a CDS encoding UDP-N-acetylmuramoyl-tripeptide--D-alanyl-D-alanine ligase, with product MSFWTLDRLAAALQSERQGAIPRGSTPLARVHTDSRTLAPGDVFVALRGDHFDGHAFVSDVVARGASALVVSDPRSVAGHGVPACVVRDTTAALGALASFRRRVWGGTVIAVAGSNGKTSTRELIAGALGGRLSVHATRGNLNNHIGVPLTLLAIPDHADVAVVEIGTNHPGEVATLQAIVGPDVAVVTSIGEEHLEGLGSLAGVLAEESAVFAGVPLAVAPASQPEVVDAARGRAGRVIAAGLDAGDVRPTAWGLDDEARGWFTLAEVRVSVPFVGLHNLRNALLAVAVARACGIADEDAAAGMAALRPPSMRSALETIGPFLVLNDAYNANPASAREALATLDAIATERPRVVVLGSMLELGPQGPDLHDDIARRALAGRARVIVGIGEFVHAFARVAPGDPRVISATDAEAAWPLLATRLPPDALVLLKGSRGTRLERLVPRLQERAGVPVEPAAAH from the coding sequence GTGAGCTTCTGGACCCTGGATCGATTGGCGGCCGCGTTGCAGTCAGAGCGGCAGGGGGCAATCCCGCGCGGCAGCACGCCGCTTGCGCGCGTGCATACGGACTCGCGCACGCTGGCGCCTGGCGACGTCTTCGTTGCCCTCCGTGGAGACCACTTTGACGGCCACGCGTTCGTGAGCGACGTGGTGGCGCGGGGCGCGTCGGCGCTCGTGGTATCCGACCCGAGGTCGGTCGCAGGGCACGGCGTGCCCGCCTGCGTCGTCAGGGATACCACCGCAGCGCTCGGAGCACTCGCGTCGTTTCGGCGGCGCGTGTGGGGTGGCACCGTGATCGCGGTCGCGGGCAGCAATGGCAAGACCAGCACCCGTGAGCTCATTGCCGGGGCCCTCGGCGGCCGCCTCTCGGTGCATGCGACCCGGGGCAACCTGAACAACCACATCGGCGTTCCGCTGACGCTGCTCGCCATTCCGGACCACGCGGACGTCGCCGTGGTCGAGATCGGGACGAATCATCCAGGAGAAGTCGCAACCTTGCAGGCCATCGTTGGTCCCGACGTGGCGGTGGTCACCAGCATCGGGGAGGAGCACCTCGAGGGTCTCGGGTCGCTGGCCGGCGTGCTTGCCGAGGAGAGTGCGGTGTTTGCCGGCGTGCCACTCGCGGTGGCACCGGCATCGCAGCCCGAGGTCGTGGACGCGGCGCGTGGGCGGGCCGGTCGCGTGATCGCGGCGGGGCTCGACGCGGGTGACGTGCGCCCGACCGCGTGGGGGCTCGACGACGAGGCGCGCGGCTGGTTCACGCTCGCCGAGGTGAGGGTGTCGGTGCCGTTCGTCGGCCTCCACAACCTGCGGAATGCGTTGCTTGCCGTGGCCGTGGCGCGGGCGTGCGGCATCGCCGACGAGGACGCCGCCGCCGGCATGGCCGCGCTCAGGCCGCCGTCGATGCGGAGCGCCCTCGAAACCATCGGGCCGTTCCTCGTGCTCAATGATGCCTACAACGCGAACCCTGCGTCAGCCCGCGAGGCGCTGGCGACACTCGACGCGATCGCGACCGAACGGCCGCGCGTGGTGGTGCTGGGATCCATGCTGGAGCTGGGCCCGCAGGGACCGGACCTGCACGACGACATTGCGCGTCGCGCCCTCGCCGGACGCGCCCGGGTGATCGTTGGCATTGGAGAGTTTGTGCACGCGTTCGCTCGCGTGGCACCTGGCGACCCCCGCGTCATCTCCGCGACCGATGCGGAGGCGGCGTGGCCGCTGCTCGCCACGCGACTGCCACCCGATGCGCTGGTGCTCCTCAAGGGATCGCGGGGCACGCGCCTGGAACGACTCGTACCGAGATTGCAGGAGCGCGCGGGAGTGCCGGTGGAACCGGCCGCCGCACACTGA
- the murD gene encoding UDP-N-acetylmuramoyl-L-alanine--D-glutamate ligase: MRDWTLGEVAVVGLGKSGAAASLLLARHGAKVYASDAADAPSTRERAAQVRAAGAEADTGRHDLDRIAGARVVVASPGVPPDAPPLVRARDAGVEVVSEVEVGLSALPNTRIIAVTGTNGKTTVTALIAHLLRAIGEDAEAAGNIGLALCDVAIREVQPAWIALEMSSFQLHDTPALAPVVGVLTNLAPDHLDRYASLEAYYADKALLFRNGGRGSRWVINADDPASLAMIDGVPGTVLRFSAAGRLGDAFLDRRHDELIVADEPLLARRDLHLLGVHNVANALAAALAVIAASDTHGSIGARAKLAAGLSSFQPMPHRLAPVGEFDGVQWINDSKATNVASALVALESMTRPTVLLLGGRHKGEPYTALLAGIARHCRHVIAYGEAAPLILRDLQGNAPVEQVTGDFHAVTRRAHQLAHRGDAILLSPACSSYDMFNNYEERGRAFAQAAELGRP; the protein is encoded by the coding sequence ATGCGCGACTGGACCCTGGGCGAGGTTGCGGTGGTGGGACTCGGCAAGAGCGGCGCAGCCGCGTCGCTGCTGCTCGCGCGCCACGGGGCGAAGGTCTACGCGTCCGATGCGGCCGATGCGCCGTCGACTCGCGAGCGCGCGGCCCAGGTGCGCGCGGCCGGCGCCGAGGCTGACACGGGACGCCACGATCTTGATCGCATCGCGGGGGCCCGCGTCGTCGTGGCGAGTCCGGGCGTCCCTCCCGATGCGCCGCCGCTCGTGCGCGCGCGCGATGCCGGCGTGGAGGTCGTGAGTGAGGTGGAGGTCGGCCTCTCGGCGCTGCCGAATACGCGCATCATCGCGGTGACGGGGACCAACGGCAAGACGACCGTGACCGCGCTCATCGCGCACTTGTTGCGCGCGATTGGGGAAGACGCCGAGGCTGCGGGCAACATCGGGCTGGCGCTCTGCGACGTCGCGATCCGCGAGGTGCAGCCAGCCTGGATCGCGCTCGAGATGTCGTCGTTCCAGCTGCACGACACACCGGCGCTGGCGCCGGTGGTCGGTGTGCTCACGAACCTTGCACCGGATCATCTCGACCGATACGCCTCGCTCGAGGCGTATTATGCAGACAAGGCGCTCCTGTTTCGCAACGGCGGACGCGGATCGCGTTGGGTCATCAACGCCGATGATCCCGCCTCGCTCGCGATGATCGATGGCGTGCCCGGCACCGTGCTGCGGTTCAGCGCCGCGGGTCGACTCGGCGACGCGTTCCTCGATCGTCGGCATGACGAGCTGATCGTGGCCGATGAGCCGCTGTTAGCCAGGCGGGATCTGCACCTGCTCGGCGTCCACAACGTGGCCAACGCCCTCGCCGCCGCGCTCGCGGTGATCGCGGCGTCCGACACACACGGCTCCATCGGGGCGCGCGCGAAGCTCGCGGCGGGGCTCTCCTCGTTCCAGCCGATGCCGCATCGCCTGGCGCCGGTGGGCGAGTTCGACGGTGTGCAATGGATCAACGACTCCAAGGCCACCAACGTGGCGAGCGCGCTGGTCGCCCTGGAGAGCATGACGCGCCCCACCGTGCTGCTGCTCGGTGGCCGCCACAAGGGCGAGCCGTACACCGCACTCCTCGCTGGCATCGCCAGGCACTGTCGCCACGTCATTGCCTATGGTGAAGCTGCGCCGCTGATCCTGCGGGACCTGCAGGGCAACGCCCCGGTGGAACAGGTCACGGGGGATTTTCATGCCGTCACGCGCCGGGCGCACCAACTGGCGCACCGGGGAGACGCCATCCTGCTGTCTCCCGCCTGCTCGTCCTACGACATGTTCAACAACTACGAAGAGCGGGGCCGCGCCTTTGCGCAGGCGGCGGAGTTGGGCCGGCCATGA
- a CDS encoding UDP-N-acetylglucosamine--N-acetylmuramyl-(pentapeptide) pyrophosphoryl-undecaprenol N-acetylglucosamine transferase: protein MRVFFTGGGTGGHLYPALAIARALVQVRPDVEPHFIGARRGLERDVLPSTGFPHTLLDLYPLYRAAPWRNVATLRGLVSGWRTVAGLAASERPRLVVATGGYASSATLAYARVRGIPFVLQESNAFPGKTVVWFSRWAREIYASFPEVARRLPGQVRERVIDVGNPIEPPPAPRPDRGAARAEWGFDATVTTVALVVGGSQGSAALNALVDAWIAGGLPPGVGVIWGTGKAHYTGHAGRESSTVRVRPYLAPIAEAYAAADVAVSRAGSITAELCAWGIPMYLVPLPTAAADHQTANARALGDAGAAAWISEREATPAALNAFVQSLSSNPARRRELTEGALRRARPDAAHVIATRLDVLLRSRV, encoded by the coding sequence GTGCGGGTCTTCTTTACCGGAGGCGGAACGGGCGGACACCTGTATCCGGCGCTGGCGATCGCACGCGCGCTCGTGCAGGTCCGGCCGGACGTGGAGCCGCACTTCATTGGGGCCCGGCGCGGACTGGAGCGGGATGTCCTCCCGTCGACCGGATTCCCGCACACGTTGCTCGACCTGTATCCGCTCTACCGCGCGGCGCCGTGGCGCAATGTGGCGACGCTGCGTGGCCTCGTGAGTGGCTGGCGCACCGTTGCCGGACTCGCGGCCAGCGAACGTCCGCGCCTGGTCGTGGCCACCGGAGGCTACGCGTCGAGCGCGACGCTGGCGTATGCGCGCGTGCGCGGCATTCCGTTTGTGCTGCAGGAATCCAATGCCTTCCCCGGCAAGACCGTCGTCTGGTTCTCCCGATGGGCCCGCGAGATCTACGCCAGCTTTCCGGAGGTTGCCAGGCGCTTGCCTGGGCAGGTACGCGAACGCGTGATCGACGTGGGCAACCCGATCGAACCACCGCCGGCGCCGCGCCCGGATCGCGGCGCTGCCCGTGCCGAGTGGGGCTTCGATGCGACGGTGACGACCGTCGCGCTGGTGGTCGGTGGCTCACAGGGGTCGGCTGCCCTCAATGCGCTCGTTGACGCCTGGATCGCCGGTGGGCTGCCGCCAGGAGTCGGCGTGATCTGGGGAACGGGCAAGGCACACTACACAGGCCATGCGGGCCGCGAATCGTCGACGGTACGCGTGCGGCCGTATCTCGCCCCGATCGCGGAGGCATACGCGGCCGCCGACGTGGCCGTGTCGCGCGCCGGCTCGATCACCGCCGAGTTGTGCGCGTGGGGCATCCCCATGTACCTGGTCCCGTTACCGACGGCGGCGGCCGATCACCAGACGGCCAACGCTCGCGCGCTCGGCGACGCCGGGGCCGCCGCGTGGATTTCGGAAAGGGAGGCCACGCCGGCCGCCCTCAATGCCTTCGTGCAGAGCCTGAGTTCCAACCCCGCACGCCGCCGCGAGCTCACCGAGGGCGCGCTGCGCCGTGCGCGGCCCGACGCCGCGCACGTGATTGCCACGCGCCTCGACGTGTTGCTGCGGAGCCGCGTCTGA
- the rsmH gene encoding 16S rRNA (cytosine(1402)-N(4))-methyltransferase RsmH, producing MNWQSAYHAPVLAREVVDQLGNARHVLDGTLGGGGHAAALLERGVRVSAIDRDPAAVSEASTRLAPYIQSGQLRVRLGNYADLDLVDDLDGEMFDGILLDLGVSSHQLDDEGRGFTFRRGAPLDMRMGADSTATAGEWLNAAPRAELKRAFADYADEPRASRLAGEIERRRERTPFAISDDLVGAIRAVLGPSAGPADFARLFQGVRIAVNDELAGLAAALPALRDRLLPEGRFAVIAYHSGEDRLVKHAFQAWSRRCTCPPRQPVCTCGGQARGALVQRKPIVARDDEVAANPRARSAHLRVWRSAA from the coding sequence ATGAACTGGCAGAGCGCGTATCATGCACCGGTACTCGCGCGCGAGGTCGTTGACCAGCTTGGCAACGCACGGCACGTCCTGGATGGTACGCTCGGGGGAGGGGGGCACGCCGCTGCCCTCCTCGAACGCGGTGTCCGGGTCAGCGCCATCGACCGGGATCCCGCCGCAGTTTCCGAAGCCTCAACGCGACTCGCACCCTACATCCAGAGCGGACAGCTCCGCGTCCGTCTCGGGAACTACGCGGACCTGGATCTCGTGGACGACCTGGACGGCGAGATGTTCGACGGCATCCTGCTCGATCTGGGAGTGTCGTCGCACCAGCTCGACGACGAAGGCCGCGGCTTCACCTTTCGGCGCGGTGCTCCGCTCGACATGCGCATGGGCGCCGACTCGACCGCCACGGCAGGGGAATGGCTCAATGCAGCTCCCCGGGCCGAACTCAAACGCGCGTTCGCTGATTACGCCGACGAGCCGAGGGCGTCACGACTGGCGGGTGAGATCGAGCGCCGACGTGAGCGAACCCCGTTTGCCATCAGTGATGACCTGGTTGGTGCCATTCGCGCCGTCCTCGGGCCGAGCGCCGGGCCGGCCGATTTCGCGCGACTCTTTCAGGGCGTGCGCATCGCCGTCAACGACGAACTCGCCGGCCTCGCCGCGGCGCTCCCAGCCCTGCGCGATCGACTGCTCCCCGAGGGACGGTTTGCCGTCATCGCCTATCACTCGGGCGAGGATCGGCTCGTGAAGCACGCGTTCCAGGCATGGAGTCGACGCTGCACGTGCCCGCCGCGGCAGCCGGTTTGCACGTGCGGCGGGCAGGCGCGCGGCGCTCTCGTGCAGCGCAAGCCGATCGTGGCGCGCGACGACGAGGTGGCCGCCAATCCCCGCGCGCGAAGTGCGCATCTCCGCGTATGGCGAAGCGCCGCGTAG
- a CDS encoding UDP-N-acetylmuramoyl-L-alanyl-D-glutamate--2,6-diaminopimelate ligase — translation MSALCSGEGLRLALHEAGLLVGVQGTLPVEIAGVSDDSRAVRPGWAFVAVRGSVADGHHWLRDASERGMGLAIVEDATGVSGPALLVRDSRQAAAVVGAAAYGFPARWLRVVGVTGTSGKTTTVSMLRHLLDGVIGRAASIGTLGVLIGGEGTPWPGGQGLTTPGPIELQRVLRALVDAGVRDVAMEASSHALDQRRVDGVAFTAAVFTNLSRDHLDYHATMEAYLAAKARLVSLVAPGGAVVVNADDDAWSALPAAPRVVRYGFGAGAPEVSAREMRFGPGGSSWMLTAGGETRPVQLPLIGDFNVANALGAAAAAWAIGIPLACIAERLSTLPQVPGRLERVLERPAVLRDYAHKPDAMERALDAVRPFAPQRLIVVFGCGGDRDRGKRPIMGGIAERKADLVILTSDNPRTEDPERILDEIEAGMTRRDHLRIEDRRAAIARALEEAGPDDLVVLAGKGHETYQIRGTTSHAFDEKAIVQELVSERRA, via the coding sequence ATGAGCGCGCTGTGCAGCGGTGAGGGGCTGCGACTGGCGCTGCACGAGGCCGGACTGCTCGTAGGTGTGCAGGGGACGCTGCCGGTGGAGATCGCTGGCGTAAGCGATGACAGCCGCGCCGTCCGCCCCGGCTGGGCCTTTGTCGCCGTGCGTGGCAGCGTCGCCGACGGGCACCACTGGTTGCGCGATGCCTCCGAGCGTGGGATGGGGCTGGCGATCGTCGAGGATGCGACGGGGGTCTCCGGGCCCGCGCTGCTCGTGCGCGATTCGCGCCAGGCGGCGGCCGTGGTGGGAGCCGCGGCGTACGGCTTCCCCGCGCGCTGGCTGCGCGTCGTTGGGGTGACGGGCACCAGCGGCAAGACGACCACCGTGTCCATGCTACGCCACCTGCTGGACGGGGTGATCGGTCGCGCGGCGTCGATCGGGACGCTGGGCGTGCTTATCGGCGGTGAGGGCACTCCGTGGCCTGGTGGGCAGGGACTCACAACGCCGGGCCCCATTGAGCTGCAGCGCGTACTCCGCGCGCTCGTCGACGCCGGCGTGCGGGATGTGGCGATGGAGGCCTCGTCACACGCGCTCGACCAGCGACGCGTTGACGGGGTAGCGTTCACCGCCGCCGTCTTCACCAACCTTTCGCGCGATCACCTCGACTACCACGCGACCATGGAGGCGTACCTCGCCGCGAAGGCGCGCCTGGTCTCGCTCGTCGCGCCGGGTGGGGCCGTGGTGGTGAACGCGGATGATGACGCGTGGTCGGCACTCCCTGCGGCGCCGCGTGTGGTGCGCTATGGATTCGGTGCCGGCGCGCCGGAGGTCTCGGCGCGCGAGATGCGCTTCGGGCCGGGCGGATCGTCGTGGATGCTCACCGCCGGCGGCGAAACACGTCCCGTACAGCTCCCGCTGATTGGTGACTTCAACGTGGCCAATGCGCTCGGCGCCGCGGCCGCTGCGTGGGCGATCGGTATTCCGCTGGCCTGCATTGCCGAACGCCTGAGCACCCTGCCGCAGGTACCCGGGCGTCTCGAACGCGTGCTCGAACGCCCCGCGGTGCTGCGTGACTACGCCCACAAGCCCGATGCCATGGAGCGTGCGCTCGATGCCGTCCGCCCGTTTGCCCCGCAGCGGCTCATCGTGGTCTTCGGGTGCGGCGGGGATCGCGATCGCGGCAAGCGCCCGATCATGGGCGGTATCGCCGAGCGCAAGGCCGATCTCGTGATCCTCACCAGCGACAATCCCCGGACCGAAGACCCCGAGCGCATTCTCGACGAGATCGAGGCGGGCATGACGCGGCGAGATCACCTGCGTATCGAGGATCGCCGCGCGGCGATCGCGCGAGCGCTGGAAGAGGCCGGGCCGGACGACCTGGTGGTACTCGCGGGCAAGGGACACGAGACGTATCAGATTCGCGGTACAACGTCGCACGCCTTCGACGAGAAGGCGATCGTGCAGGAACTCGTCAGTGAGAGGCGCGCGTGA
- a CDS encoding cell division protein FtsW, with translation MSGTSHRDRWAMSAEARALVLVTAILTALGLATLFSASALVALQKGLPATTYFFQQLTGVLAGVVVFAIAAKVDAQRFEKWAWPMMITAIVLMIATLIPGVGRQILGSRRFLLNGSVQPAEFAKIAVVVWTAMLVLRKGEQRMRRLSKGLPAFLGVVGVLAAVAFVQPDLSMGMMFVLLMGIVLFAANVRIGHFIAVGVLAAPILWHELQKRHYALARIWSFIGSDKAPQQLTDQQYQSLIAVGSGGFMGTGFGSGRQQYGWVPMGMDDFIASTIGEEWGFIGFTLVILAFGLYTWLGFRIARQARTPFLRLVALGLTCMVAITAYVHLGVVIDLLPNTGLTLPFFSNGRSNLVLTFLVTGILVNIGSARERIYGAAATDPSAGAS, from the coding sequence ATGAGCGGCACGTCCCATCGTGACCGCTGGGCGATGAGCGCGGAAGCTCGCGCCCTCGTGCTCGTCACCGCGATCCTCACCGCCCTGGGCCTCGCCACGCTGTTCAGCGCGAGCGCGCTCGTTGCCCTGCAGAAGGGGCTTCCGGCCACCACCTACTTCTTCCAGCAGCTGACCGGCGTGCTGGCGGGCGTCGTCGTCTTCGCGATTGCCGCCAAGGTCGATGCGCAGCGCTTCGAGAAGTGGGCGTGGCCCATGATGATCACGGCGATCGTGCTCATGATCGCGACCCTGATTCCCGGCGTGGGCCGCCAGATTCTCGGTTCGCGCCGCTTCCTGCTCAACGGCTCCGTGCAGCCGGCGGAGTTCGCCAAGATCGCGGTGGTCGTCTGGACCGCGATGCTGGTGCTTCGCAAGGGAGAGCAGCGTATGCGCCGGTTGTCGAAGGGCCTGCCCGCCTTCCTCGGTGTGGTCGGCGTGCTGGCGGCCGTCGCATTCGTGCAGCCCGACCTGTCGATGGGGATGATGTTCGTGCTGCTCATGGGCATCGTTCTGTTCGCGGCCAACGTGCGCATCGGGCACTTCATCGCCGTCGGTGTGCTCGCGGCCCCGATCCTTTGGCACGAGCTGCAGAAGCGCCACTACGCGCTGGCACGAATCTGGTCCTTCATCGGGTCCGACAAGGCGCCGCAGCAGCTCACCGACCAGCAGTATCAGTCGCTGATTGCGGTCGGCTCGGGTGGCTTCATGGGGACCGGATTTGGCAGCGGGCGGCAACAGTACGGTTGGGTCCCGATGGGCATGGACGACTTCATTGCGTCGACCATTGGTGAAGAATGGGGGTTCATCGGGTTCACGCTGGTGATTCTCGCGTTCGGGTTGTACACGTGGCTTGGCTTCCGCATCGCGCGCCAGGCGCGAACGCCGTTCCTCCGACTCGTTGCCCTCGGCCTCACGTGCATGGTCGCGATCACGGCCTATGTCCACCTCGGCGTGGTCATCGACCTGTTGCCCAACACCGGCCTCACGCTGCCCTTCTTCTCGAATGGCCGCTCGAACCTGGTGCTGACCTTTCTGGTGACCGGCATCCTGGTGAACATCGGCAGCGCCCGCGAGCGCATCTACGGCGCGGCGGCCACGGACCCTTCGGCCGGCGCGAGCTGA